A genomic stretch from Verrucomicrobiota bacterium includes:
- the lpxC gene encoding UDP-3-O-acyl-N-acetylglucosamine deacetylase translates to MLQQQTLRNAVSFSGIGLHSGNKVSMTFLPAPANSGIRFRRVDLDGKPEIEAKVDQVADTTRSTTVSKGNAKIHTVEHVLAAFAGCGVDNAIVELDASEPPIADGSARVYVRMIKDAGILAQPERKEPYKLSAPIELTVGDTVMSAFPHDGLKISCTSADKGGRFTQYYSIEINPETWEKELAHARTFCFFEEIEYLFKNGLIKGGGLENAVIIREDAVLTNEPMRYNEEFVRHKILDILGDLSLVGRAVHAHIIAVKPSHKVNCELAKVIQTQMLKPMVAAQTFAPPPPPAEPEKPAPAPKKDKESAPAEKNPGSPHALVKDGATLDVIQVMQILPHRYPFLMVDKIIKIEGNRVVGVKNVSIGELYFEGHFPGHPIMPGVLQLEAMAQVAGILMMRTADNAGKLAYFMAAENVKWRKPVRPGDILTIDVELTKARGKIGKAKGTCLVDGEAVSEADVTFMLIDR, encoded by the coding sequence ATGTTGCAACAGCAAACGCTCCGTAATGCGGTATCGTTCTCAGGCATCGGGCTGCACAGCGGCAATAAGGTCAGCATGACCTTTCTGCCGGCACCCGCCAATTCCGGCATTCGTTTTCGCCGGGTGGACTTGGATGGCAAACCTGAAATTGAGGCCAAAGTGGATCAAGTGGCGGACACTACCCGCTCCACTACGGTTTCCAAGGGTAATGCCAAAATCCACACCGTCGAGCATGTGCTGGCCGCGTTTGCCGGCTGCGGCGTGGATAACGCCATTGTGGAATTGGATGCCAGTGAACCGCCCATTGCTGACGGCAGCGCGCGCGTGTATGTGCGCATGATCAAGGATGCCGGCATCCTTGCCCAACCCGAGCGCAAGGAACCTTATAAACTCTCCGCACCGATTGAGCTGACGGTGGGGGATACCGTCATGAGTGCTTTTCCCCATGACGGTCTCAAGATCAGTTGCACCAGCGCGGATAAAGGGGGTCGCTTCACCCAGTATTATTCCATTGAGATTAACCCCGAGACTTGGGAAAAGGAACTTGCCCACGCGCGCACCTTCTGTTTTTTCGAGGAAATTGAATATCTTTTCAAAAACGGTCTTATCAAGGGCGGCGGCCTGGAAAATGCCGTAATCATCCGCGAGGATGCCGTGCTGACCAATGAGCCGATGCGTTACAACGAGGAATTTGTACGCCACAAAATTCTCGATATTCTCGGCGATCTTTCCCTGGTGGGCCGTGCCGTGCATGCGCACATCATTGCCGTCAAGCCCAGCCACAAGGTCAATTGCGAATTGGCCAAGGTCATCCAGACTCAAATGCTCAAACCCATGGTGGCTGCCCAGACCTTTGCGCCCCCCCCTCCGCCTGCGGAACCGGAAAAACCTGCTCCGGCCCCCAAGAAAGACAAAGAGTCAGCGCCCGCCGAAAAGAACCCCGGTTCACCGCATGCACTTGTCAAGGATGGCGCGACGCTGGATGTCATCCAGGTGATGCAAATTTTACCGCACCGGTATCCTTTCCTGATGGTGGATAAAATCATTAAAATCGAGGGAAACCGGGTGGTAGGCGTCAAGAACGTCAGCATTGGCGAGCTTTACTTTGAAGGGCATTTCCCCGGCCACCCCATCATGCCCGGCGTGCTCCAACTGGAAGCCATGGCGCAAGTGGCTGGCATCCTGATGATGCGCACTGCCGATAACGCCGGCAAGCTCGCCTACTTCATGGCGGCGGAAAACGTCAAATGGCGCAAACCTGTCCGCCCCGGCGATATCCTCACCATTGACGTTGAACTGACCAAGGCGCGCGGTAAAATCGGTAAAGCCAAGGGGACCTGCCTGGTGGACGGCGAAGCGGTCAGCGAAGCGGATGTCACCTTTATGCTGATTGATCGTTAA
- the lpxA gene encoding acyl-ACP--UDP-N-acetylglucosamine O-acyltransferase: MIHPTAIIHPHAKVGADCLIGPYCIIGEHVELGDGCHLHSHVVIDGHTVLGKHNEIFPFASIGLKTQDLKWKGGITRTQIGDHNTFREYVTIHSATSDGEITVVGSHNHILAYCHLAHNVVLGNRIIMSNLASLAGHVTVEDHVVMGGFAAVHQFCRIGKMSIIGGCSKVVQDVPPFMLVDGNPGETRTINKIGLERNGVSEEARNALKLAYKIIFRDGLTVSNALEKIEKELPPLPEIQHLVHFARTSERGLSK; the protein is encoded by the coding sequence ATGATTCATCCCACCGCTATTATTCATCCCCACGCCAAGGTAGGCGCGGATTGCCTTATTGGCCCCTATTGCATCATCGGGGAGCATGTCGAACTTGGCGATGGCTGCCATCTCCATTCCCATGTCGTCATTGACGGGCACACTGTGCTGGGCAAGCACAATGAAATCTTCCCATTTGCCAGCATCGGCCTCAAGACCCAGGATCTTAAATGGAAGGGCGGCATCACCCGCACCCAGATTGGGGACCATAACACCTTTCGGGAATACGTGACCATCCACAGCGCCACCAGTGATGGGGAAATCACCGTGGTGGGGTCTCATAATCATATTCTCGCCTATTGCCATCTGGCGCATAATGTCGTCCTGGGCAACCGGATCATCATGTCCAACCTGGCCTCGCTCGCGGGGCATGTCACCGTGGAGGATCATGTGGTCATGGGCGGCTTTGCGGCGGTGCATCAGTTCTGCCGCATTGGCAAGATGTCCATCATCGGCGGCTGCTCCAAGGTTGTGCAGGACGTTCCGCCTTTCATGCTGGTGGATGGCAATCCGGGGGAGACCCGCACCATTAACAAAATTGGCTTGGAACGTAATGGTGTTTCCGAGGAAGCCCGTAATGCGCTGAAGCTCGCGTACAAAATCATCTTTCGCGACGGGCTCACCGTTTCCAACGCACTGGAAAAAATTGAGAAAGAACTGCCGCCGTTGCCGGAAATTCAGCATTTGGTGCATTTTGCGCGTACCAGTGAACGCGGCTTGAGTAAGTGA
- a CDS encoding sulfatase has product MRLLKNTLFSKQIQRQTNLLCAAFFLGIRKNDIYPVPMLSLRHLRTVVGSILLALPFLCFAAPPNLVFLFPDEWRAQAFGYAGDPNVHTPHLDQLQKESVHCVNAVSAVPVCCPMRATLLTGQRPLTHGVFMNDVPLNPEAVTLGKVFKQAGYATAYIGKWHVDGHGRSNFIPKERRQGFEYWKVLECTHNYNKSFYYADGPEKLTWEGYDAIAQTRDAQQYLKASAKMNQPFLLVLSWGPPHDPYQTAPEKYRAMYRTEQLKLRPNVPEEMQAKARTNLLGYYSHCTALDDCVGDIWSTLKELGLEENTILVFTSDHGDLLQSHAQSFKQQPYDESIRVPLLIHWPKALGRQLKQLDAPVNSEDLMPTLLGLCGLAIPKTVEGLDYSGYVRGGKNPGDNAALISCVAPFGQWNRNKGGVEYRGIRTTCYTYVRNLDGPWLLFDNELDPYQLKNLVNLPEQTALQAQLEATLQRKLRETKDDFRPGDDYIKQWKYPLDRTGTVPYAP; this is encoded by the coding sequence ATGAGACTCCTTAAAAACACGCTCTTCAGCAAGCAAATTCAACGGCAAACCAATCTTTTGTGCGCTGCCTTTTTTCTAGGCATCCGGAAAAATGATATCTATCCTGTCCCCATGTTAAGCCTGCGTCATCTCCGTACCGTGGTTGGCAGCATACTGCTCGCCCTGCCCTTCCTTTGCTTTGCCGCACCACCTAACCTGGTGTTTTTGTTTCCGGACGAATGGCGGGCGCAGGCGTTTGGCTATGCCGGTGATCCCAATGTTCACACCCCTCACCTCGATCAACTGCAAAAGGAAAGTGTGCATTGCGTCAACGCGGTGTCCGCTGTCCCGGTTTGCTGTCCCATGCGCGCGACACTCCTCACCGGCCAGCGACCCCTCACGCATGGCGTGTTTATGAACGATGTGCCGCTTAATCCCGAGGCAGTCACGCTTGGCAAAGTCTTCAAACAGGCGGGATACGCCACTGCCTACATCGGCAAATGGCACGTGGATGGTCATGGCCGCTCGAACTTCATCCCCAAAGAACGCCGCCAGGGTTTCGAGTATTGGAAAGTGCTTGAATGCACCCACAACTACAATAAATCCTTCTATTACGCGGATGGTCCGGAAAAGCTGACTTGGGAGGGTTATGACGCCATCGCTCAAACCCGCGACGCCCAGCAGTATTTGAAGGCGAGCGCCAAAATGAACCAACCGTTCCTGCTCGTGCTAAGTTGGGGGCCGCCGCATGACCCGTATCAAACCGCCCCGGAGAAATACCGCGCGATGTACCGCACGGAACAACTCAAGCTACGCCCCAACGTGCCGGAAGAAATGCAGGCCAAAGCCCGCACCAACCTGTTGGGCTATTACTCGCATTGCACCGCCTTGGATGATTGCGTCGGTGATATTTGGAGTACGCTCAAGGAATTGGGCCTGGAAGAAAACACCATCCTGGTGTTCACCTCAGATCATGGCGACCTGCTGCAATCCCACGCCCAAAGCTTCAAGCAACAGCCCTACGACGAATCCATCCGCGTGCCGTTATTGATTCATTGGCCAAAAGCGCTGGGCCGCCAGTTGAAACAACTCGACGCGCCCGTCAATTCCGAGGACCTTATGCCCACCCTGCTGGGACTCTGCGGCCTGGCCATCCCGAAGACCGTCGAGGGACTCGATTACAGCGGCTATGTGCGCGGCGGGAAAAATCCGGGCGACAACGCGGCGCTGATCTCCTGCGTGGCCCCGTTCGGACAATGGAACCGCAACAAAGGCGGTGTGGAATATCGCGGCATTCGCACCACCTGCTATACCTATGTTCGCAATCTGGATGGCCCCTGGCTATTGTTCGACAACGAACTTGACCCGTATCAGTTAAAGAACCTGGTAAACCTGCCGGAACAAACCGCGCTCCAAGCCCAATTGGAAGCCACCCTCCAGCGCAAACTGCGCGAAACCAAAGACGATTTCCGTCCCGGTGATGATTACATCAAGCAATGGAAGTATCCCCTGGATCGCACCGGCACCGTGCCCTACGCCCCGTAG
- the mgtA gene encoding magnesium-translocating P-type ATPase produces MPAKPTQFTIAEAELLTQLSTTANGLSSAAAATILEAVGPNTVAAGSRQTVLRDLLHRCRNPLVIQLLIIATVSYIMGDLRSTVVVGAMVFLSVVLSYIQEARSTRAVEKLQKLVKITVTVLRDGKEVDVALEEIVPGDIVVLAAGSLIPADLRILSAKDFFVSQSALTGESMPVEKGADANQPAGRAPFEFTNACFMGSNVLSGSARGIVLATGARTYFGALAEKMLARREPTSFDKGVRDFTWLMIRFMVVMVSLTFLIVGLTKGNWAEALLFALSVAVGLTPEMLPMIITVCLSKGAILMARKKVIVKHLHAIQNFGAMDVLCTDKTGTLTQDHVVLMRHVDVTNRSSDDVLRYAYMNSFYQTGLRNLLDRAVLAYSDLDVERNCRKVDEIPFDFKRRRMSVVIDYEGRHVLICKGAVEEISAVCDNYQVDDEINPLIKLIRDDLMDEYRSLSAEGYRVLAIAYREFDRSKQTFSVADESELVLLGYIAFFDPAKDSSAKAIEALTRSGVAVKILTGDNELVTKKVCNDVAMPITRIVTGPQLAALDEASFGRMVEEANVLARLTPDQKEKVIKVLRAQGHVVGFMGDGINDVLAMKAADVGISVDTAVDVAKESADIILLEKSLLVLEDGIIEGRKVFGNIIKYIKMGASSNFGNMFSVVGGAYFLPFLPMAPIQVLVNNLLYDCSQVAIPLDNVDEEYLNKPRKWNIRSIRNFMFFIGPMSSIFDYATFFLMLFFFGCNAYRLPGLSGADQYLEQLFHTGWFVESLLTQTLIVHIIRTQRIPFIQSRASLPMLFTTLAIMAIGLWLPFSPLAKFLGFTPLPAVFFAWLAGFLLIYCVLTHGMKMWFIRRFGAD; encoded by the coding sequence ATGCCGGCCAAACCGACCCAATTCACAATCGCAGAGGCAGAGCTGCTCACTCAATTGAGTACCACTGCCAACGGATTGTCATCGGCAGCCGCCGCCACGATTCTTGAAGCGGTTGGTCCCAACACGGTGGCGGCAGGTTCCCGGCAAACGGTACTGCGCGATCTGCTGCATCGCTGCCGCAATCCGCTGGTCATCCAATTGCTCATCATCGCCACCGTATCCTATATCATGGGCGACCTGCGCTCTACGGTGGTGGTCGGGGCCATGGTGTTCCTGAGTGTGGTCCTCTCATATATCCAAGAGGCCCGGTCCACGCGCGCCGTGGAAAAACTGCAAAAGCTGGTTAAAATTACGGTGACGGTGCTGCGCGATGGCAAAGAAGTGGATGTGGCGTTGGAGGAGATTGTCCCCGGTGACATTGTGGTGCTGGCGGCAGGGAGTTTGATCCCGGCCGATCTGCGAATTCTTTCGGCGAAGGATTTTTTTGTGTCGCAGTCGGCGCTGACCGGGGAATCCATGCCGGTGGAGAAAGGTGCGGACGCCAATCAGCCGGCGGGGCGGGCCCCGTTTGAGTTTACCAATGCGTGTTTCATGGGCAGCAACGTGCTGAGCGGTTCCGCGCGCGGAATCGTGCTGGCCACGGGTGCGCGCACGTACTTTGGCGCGCTGGCGGAGAAGATGTTGGCCCGACGCGAACCCACCAGTTTTGATAAAGGCGTACGCGATTTCACCTGGCTGATGATTCGCTTCATGGTAGTGATGGTGTCGCTGACGTTTCTCATCGTTGGCCTGACCAAAGGCAACTGGGCTGAAGCGCTGCTGTTTGCTTTGTCCGTTGCGGTCGGCCTCACGCCGGAGATGTTGCCGATGATCATTACCGTCTGCCTGTCCAAAGGTGCGATCCTCATGGCGCGCAAAAAGGTGATCGTAAAGCATCTCCACGCCATCCAGAACTTCGGGGCGATGGATGTGCTTTGCACTGATAAAACCGGCACGCTCACCCAGGATCATGTCGTCCTGATGCGGCATGTGGATGTCACGAACCGATCGAGCGATGATGTGCTGCGTTACGCATACATGAACAGTTTTTATCAGACCGGTTTGCGCAATTTGTTGGATCGTGCCGTGTTGGCGTATTCTGATCTCGATGTGGAGCGCAACTGCCGAAAGGTGGATGAAATTCCGTTCGATTTCAAACGTCGCCGCATGTCGGTGGTGATTGATTACGAGGGGCGGCACGTGCTGATTTGCAAAGGGGCGGTCGAGGAGATTTCCGCCGTTTGCGATAATTATCAGGTGGACGATGAAATCAATCCGCTGATCAAACTTATCCGCGATGATCTCATGGATGAATACCGGAGCCTAAGCGCCGAAGGGTACCGGGTGCTGGCCATCGCCTACCGTGAATTTGATCGTTCCAAACAGACGTTTTCCGTGGCGGATGAGTCGGAATTGGTGCTGCTGGGGTATATCGCATTTTTTGATCCGGCCAAGGATTCTTCCGCCAAGGCCATTGAGGCGCTCACCCGTTCCGGCGTCGCCGTCAAAATTCTCACGGGCGACAATGAATTGGTGACCAAGAAGGTCTGCAATGACGTCGCGATGCCCATCACGCGGATTGTCACTGGACCGCAGTTGGCCGCGCTGGATGAAGCGTCCTTTGGCCGGATGGTGGAGGAAGCCAACGTGTTGGCGCGGCTCACGCCGGACCAGAAGGAAAAAGTGATCAAGGTCCTTCGCGCCCAAGGCCACGTGGTTGGGTTCATGGGTGACGGCATCAATGATGTGCTGGCGATGAAGGCGGCGGACGTGGGCATCTCCGTGGATACGGCTGTGGATGTGGCCAAGGAGTCTGCAGATATCATCTTGCTGGAGAAAAGCCTGCTGGTGCTGGAGGATGGCATTATTGAGGGCCGCAAGGTCTTCGGGAATATCATCAAATACATCAAGATGGGTGCGAGTTCCAACTTCGGAAACATGTTCAGCGTGGTGGGCGGCGCGTATTTCCTGCCGTTCCTGCCGATGGCCCCGATCCAAGTGCTCGTGAATAATCTGCTCTATGACTGTTCTCAGGTAGCCATTCCGCTCGATAACGTGGATGAAGAATACTTGAACAAGCCCCGCAAGTGGAACATTCGCAGCATCCGGAATTTCATGTTTTTCATCGGCCCGATGAGTTCCATTTTTGACTATGCCACGTTCTTCCTGATGCTGTTCTTTTTTGGCTGCAACGCGTATCGCTTGCCTGGGTTATCCGGAGCGGATCAATATCTGGAACAGCTCTTCCACACTGGCTGGTTTGTGGAGTCGTTGCTCACGCAAACCCTGATCGTGCATATTATCCGGACGCAACGGATCCCCTTTATCCAGAGCCGCGCCAGCCTCCCGATGCTGTTCACCACGCTGGCCATCATGGCGATTGGGTTGTGGCTGCCCTTCTCGCCATTGGCAAAATTCCTTGGCTTTACTCCGTTGCCGGCGGTGTTTTTTGCCTGGCTGGCGGGGTTCCTCCTCATTTATTGCGTGCTCACCCACGGGATGAAGATGTGGTTTATCCGTCGTTTTGGAGCTGATTGA
- a CDS encoding PTS sugar transporter subunit IIA yields MRSILTALQDGRLFELPDLNKVSALEFLARILDANPNIEVGTDAIEEIQRREQEYNTGIGQGVAVPHIRAKREEGELFCAIGWTKAGIEYGASDNEHVHLVFMYYIPGAQKNVYLKEISSLVKAIKKTGGMGPIAHAEDLNVVRNLLLDWVSEVLGETGPESMARMIKLEVKHAQTVELPMLTPVSEMAAPTSRTAARVATFSVLVAPPNGIFALAQDAEFASAVEKETGLAQRLAGNPPFAVAGRQIFVTAITAYPGGRILYQCVAIAPA; encoded by the coding sequence ATGCGTAGTATTTTAACCGCCTTGCAGGATGGCCGCCTGTTTGAACTTCCCGACTTGAACAAGGTTTCAGCCTTGGAATTCCTGGCCCGCATTTTGGACGCCAACCCCAATATCGAAGTCGGCACCGATGCCATCGAGGAAATTCAACGCCGGGAGCAGGAGTATAATACCGGCATTGGGCAAGGCGTGGCGGTGCCGCATATCCGTGCGAAACGCGAGGAGGGCGAGCTGTTCTGCGCCATCGGTTGGACCAAGGCCGGGATTGAATACGGTGCGTCGGACAATGAACATGTGCATTTGGTGTTCATGTATTACATTCCGGGCGCGCAAAAGAACGTCTATCTCAAGGAAATCAGCAGTCTCGTCAAAGCCATCAAGAAAACCGGTGGCATGGGGCCGATTGCTCATGCGGAAGACTTGAATGTGGTTCGCAACCTGTTGCTGGACTGGGTGAGTGAAGTGCTGGGGGAAACGGGGCCGGAGTCCATGGCGCGGATGATCAAGTTGGAGGTCAAGCACGCGCAGACGGTTGAACTTCCCATGTTGACGCCGGTGTCTGAAATGGCTGCGCCCACATCGCGCACCGCTGCCCGGGTCGCCACCTTTTCCGTGCTGGTGGCGCCACCCAATGGAATCTTCGCCCTCGCCCAGGACGCTGAGTTTGCGAGCGCGGTGGAGAAGGAAACCGGATTGGCCCAACGCCTGGCTGGCAACCCGCCGTTTGCGGTCGCCGGGCGTCAAATCTTTGTGACGGCGATTACCGCGTATCCGGGTGGCCGGATTCTCTACCAGTGTGTGGCGATCGCGCCGGCGTAA